A single Anopheles arabiensis isolate DONGOLA chromosome 2, AaraD3, whole genome shotgun sequence DNA region contains:
- the LOC120896660 gene encoding uncharacterized protein LOC120896660, with translation MTCWKMEQCKICGRNKKQPALTTRPFEFDLEPFEEDRDLSHFLYRLTQDIISTKNFSDDNINRICAKHLNRAVYPDRQRLQEVVQDLKNKLHISRKDGQVNASPKAEKLVYDDSSSTTLHNKSCKMEDKIISAQSLINVPKLLLKDQPSSISTITTYDFPSSVEPTTQPLQLLIATDARKSTTPQASKTTLQTIFLKADYSDRSVNCPAESVNSSVIAITRMVAASRTPESECRTCPLGKGDTHRNVVRGNSSKKLVKK, from the exons atgacttGCTGGAAAATGGAGCAATGCAAAATTTgcggaagaaataaaaaacagcCCGCCCTGACGACTCGGCCATTCGAGTTCGATTTAGAGCC ATTTGAAGAAGATCGAGATCTGTCCCATTTCCTGTACCGTTTAACGCAGGACATTATAAGCACGAAGAACTTCTCCGATGATAACATCAATCGCATTTGTGCAAAACACTTGAACAGGGCTGTGTATCCCGACAGACAGCGCCTGCAGGAGGTGGTGCAGGATTTGAAGAACAAATTGCACATTTCGCGTAAGGATGGACAAGTAAATGCTTCCCCCAAAGCGGAAAAGCTAGTATACGATgatagcagcagcacgacGTTGCACAATAAATCGTGCAAAATGGAAGACAAAATCATTAGTGCACAATCGCTTATTAATGTTCCCAAACTATTACTGAAAG ATCAACCCAGTTCGATTAGTACAATCACCACGTACGATTTTCCATCTTCAGTTGAACCAACGACGCAGCCCCTTCAGCTACTAATAGCAACGGACGCGCGGAAAAGTACAACACCACAAGCTTCAAAAACCACACTGCAAACCATTTTCCTGAAAGCCGACTACAGTGACCGGTCAGTAAATTGCCCGGCTGAATCAGTTAACAGCTCAGTCATTGCAATCACCCGGATGGTCGCGGCAAGCCGAACTCCCGAAAGTGAATGTAGAACCTGTCCGCTGGGAAAGGGAGATACTCATCGGAATGTTGTGCGGGGAAATAGCTCGAAAAAGCTggttaaaaagtaa